One segment of Calliopsis andreniformis isolate RMS-2024a chromosome 1, iyCalAndr_principal, whole genome shotgun sequence DNA contains the following:
- the Rpl27a gene encoding ribosomal protein L27A → MSTHKKKTRKLRGHVSHGHGRVGKHRKHPGGRGNAGGLHHHRINFDKYHPGYFGKLGMRNYHLRRNTKWCPTMNLDKLWTLVSEQRRLKYKDSQKKVPVINIVKAGYYKLLGKGRLPKQPVIVKAKFFSKLAEDKIKAVGGACVLCA, encoded by the exons TCCACACACAAGAAGAAGACCAGGAAGCTTCGTGGTCACGTCAGCCACGGTCATGGTCGCGTAG GCAAGCACAGGAAACACCCTGGTGGACGTGGTAATGCTGGTGGTCTTCACCATCACCGTATCAACTTTGACAAGTACCATCCTGGTTACTTTGGAAAG CTTGGTATGAGAAATTACCACTTGAGACGTAACACGAAATGGTGCCCCACCATGAATTTGGACAAGTTATGGACGTTAGTGTCAGAGCAAAGGAGACTTAAATATAAAGACTCACAGAAGAAAGTACCAGTAATTAATATTGTCAAAGCG GGATACTACAAACTTCTAGGAAAAGGCCGCCTTCCTAAACAACCAGTCATAGTTAAAGCCAAATTTTTCAGCAAATTGGCTGAAGACAAAATCAAGGCAGTTGGAGGTGCATGTGTCCTCTGTGCTTAA
- the Sf3a2 gene encoding splicing factor 3A subunit 2, whose protein sequence is MDFQNRPGGKTGGGGVASWSESNRDRRERLRQLALETIDLNKDPYFMKNHLGSYECKLCLTLHNNEGSYLAHTQGKKHQANLARRAAKEAKEAPQTLAPEKPRVEPKKFVKIGRPGYRVTKQRDPESGQQSLLFQVDYPEVADNVIPRHRFMSAYEQRVEPPDRKWQYLLFAAEPYETIAFKVPSREVEKAEGKFWTHWNKDTKQFFLQFAFKNEKPSVGKVPPPPVPLIRPGLGPPMVPVPPPPRPPMFNPVPPPPALLATGMQIPPPPPHIA, encoded by the exons ATGGATTTTCAAAATCGTCCAGGAGGCAAAACAGGAGGCGGAGGTGTTGCTTCTTGGTCTGAGAGCAATCGAGATAGAAGAGAACGTTTACGACAACTCGCATTAGAAACTATCGATCTAAATAAAGATccatattttatgaaaaatcaTTTAGGCTCTTACGAATGCAAATTATGTTTGACGCTTCATAATAACGAAGGCAGCTATTTGGCCCATACTCAGGGCAAAAAGCATCAGGCTAATTTGGCTAGGAGAGCTGCTAAAGAAGCAAAGGAAGCACCCCAAACACTTGCTCCTGAAAAACCTCGAGTAGAACCAAAGAAGTTTGTGAAAATCGGAAGACCAGGATACAGAGTAACTAAACAACGTGATCCAGAATCTGGACAACAAAGTTTATTGTTTCAAGTTGATTACCCAGAAGTTGCAGACAATGTTATTCCACGTCACAGGTTCATGTCAGCGTATGAACAAAGAGTAGAACCACCTGACCGTAAATGGCAGTATTTATTGTTTGCTGCAGAACCTTATGAAACTATAGCCTTCAAG GTTCCTAGTAGAGAAGTTGAAAAGGCTGAAGGAAAGTTTTGGACACATTGGAACAAAGATACTAAACAGTTCTTTCTACAGTTTGCATTTAAGAACGAAAAACCATCAGTAGGCAAAGTACCACCACCTCCAGTTCCTCTAATAAGACCTGGTTTAGGGCCACCTATGGTACCAGTACCACCACCACCCAGACCTCCTATGTTCAATCCAGTACCTCCACCACCTGCACTATTAGCTACAGGCATGCAAATACCTCCACCACCTCCACACATagcataa
- the LOC143180609 gene encoding uncharacterized protein LOC143180609, with protein sequence MSENVKVAIRLRPLNKCEKDENLPIQWVARENSVVSLDPDMREREDNKFHFDNVFDVDATNSTIFDIIVKPIVNAAINGINGTIFSYGQFNSGKTYTMVGAEEEPGIIFLSINYIFDIIASNTEREFLLRVSYLEIHDEKVNDLLNLNGNNLELHKDDNERVTVHCKEEVTNSLGSMLSVMKKGLKNGKIRQTNRNRPISGHNIFRITIESQEVSGNSNNIVQISQLDLIDLAGFERPHQMDAVEKDEINTSLFTLESIIVQLSKSHSDQKDIDCHKSKLTELLHSAIAGNTLAVMICTVIPVALEETYHTLLFALQVRNIKTNPHYNEDTSNKSLLNRYTKQLIKLQTELQKGKNANSSKQLENTEPKLQEKYQINYLLEERIRLLKNQIVSGCNVNFEESFKCKSRKRQPKPNSVTSKQHIPVFQPRYSLPTIKEMSPEKPRTKSMNQSNFIILRTFQTAFADFELDLIESESGSEIKENGNSIEEKDIDFTNDIPKSDSSCITPVKQDSCVQTLSYYTSPSTPKNVLRQYISDLAKDLIELREFTTLEKQLICEENHCNAFDQSKRECISSNSIDNEMDTHFADLVKQLEEDKAKLADELTIKIQEVDEIKNDVLALKSDVEKLQNTIYLLTNENMDMSTKLSVEKERSKQAEVTLQKTIDELYARISKITDEKINLESDLMTLNDRLQLISSKTAETISDEPLLVKYQEKIEKLKTENIELSAIIEEKNKELESIKESKSLLFNHECIYKEKLALLTEKHECLVAENSELSTDLMDKIEENDMLREECDVLKNKMSLMNNVNSEEDDVERLRTENNFLKAEIVELKMRVTTLSNENTTFSNNLFETIDDLDNSRSEKSLSSIVSDDITKANENTKKELQEKDHEALVNKIIELQSNVDHLTRLNKKLSDLKLSSCSRCSHLKNLNDSRRALKLEAKILNHKLEDLQRKFDRKCADTEALKIKVNQDLNLSFVDLNASFANGMDVSFVEEKVQCLNNELQVLKDDRDKLSMLYKEKCDELEKLHDEVTDEDSKSKKHTSKNECKIEKIQKDIDQVRDDIDELKKNSTNFTSMLTKFRTEKISLLEEINALKIINEELQQKVSSSEMSAATAMEKAQILENDLSNMSKEVEEFSKREKEMKSERLTLELEIEDLKVEKQNKDVQIVKLHQTIDDLNDCISSLKEELDSITSQKNELAISTESSERKHADELALLQKQYMQLEIEKKQITEAENRAIQKTHELKSDIEKLQTDLIKQENLYKEVQGKVSQLENLLRESENEKEVLKQKLQELEDQVTESKDNLIIEKTFINDNKKLKEELDTIKESMIKELASLKYKVNSMNFLNKNANEIFIIFLQTLMSKEEEVIKTMRASFERDKQKLEDEKRQSADAEKRVTIWSKELETEIEKLQGDLTKREDMYRVQQDKIYQLEHLLRECKYEKEILKEKMEALETDYHNLQAEFDKQYKVDVRQEEAIIVAQKREKELQEAFKNKEIELQLKLKSEKELYEKRIEDLLGAIETYKTKNMELRSNMEGLEANEKQLKNIIEANAIELKTNNQTIHKINVDFEQLTQAYNEVNRELEHKTSRIEEITTLLKSKCDMLSEYKTKFETIMPDYEMLRDQVKERKVSIERYKEEIEKLKMEKEEQIEIIKDKLNSEEIKNHGLNKQLNELNNKNIALVEELDTLKEKYENLQHVNTKLEKKIRNSTSKVKAEAEMEDLRDLNKRLQSNLEGASNRIAELQDSKNKILKELVNVKGQYELLSQENIELQKTLSSYKSRQNVPCYTHETILQEKNKVALELESTKILLNQRDKEIKEYISQLKDISIKNKELNSQLEEHVTIICKRDQEISCLKDKLYVHQIENKLVNELEEKLTSLKAKNKKLHDQLEAFKARTEIDTKQAENIKLHNEKVLATLRKENLELQAKLNEYENKLEVKSNSSSSRSVSPAIEVNRRRHSRNEIFNQKRHLENMMIETDVNENQETCQILRKKIQDLELQLVSKNGQIATLEIQIQSENFPYQQKCKELEELLLTYRKKNAELSSEVRKLQRAMNDINAWECDICRRWRINRRDQGCQTVSSHKEIVDGHVQLVKLEKEKTLLKDLCRSRCRRIKDLESKVKELEEAQATCVLKPIDSLQETINQRYTLMYSNQQLNLEKNVNL encoded by the exons ATGTCGGAAAATGTTAAAGTGGCAATTAGGTTAAGGCCTTTGAATAAATGCGAGAAAGACGAAAATCTGCCGATACAATGGGTCGCAAGAGAAAATTCTGTTGTTTCTTTAGATCCGGATATGAGAGAACGAGAGGATAATAAATTTCACTTTG ataATGTTTTTGATGTGGATGCAACCAATTCTACTATATTTGACATTATTGTAAAACCAATTGTTAATGCTGCTATAAATGGTATTAATGGAACAATATTCTCATATGGTCAGTTTAATTCTGGTAAAACTTATACAATGGTGGGTGCTGAAGAAGAACCAGGAATTATATTTCTCAGTATTAATTATATCTTTGACATTATTGCTAGCAATACTGAACGTGAATTTTTACTAAG GGTATCTTATCTAGAAATCCATGATGAAAAGGTAAATGATCTACTGAAtctaaatggaaataacttagaATTACATAAGGATGATAATGAACGTGTAACTGTTCATTGCAAAGAAGAAGTCACAAATTCTTTGGGCAGTATGTTATCTGTAATGAAAAAAGGACTCAAGAATGGAAAGATAAGACAAACTAATAGGAATAGACCTATTAGTGGTCATAACATATTTCGAATT ACAATTGAGAGTCAAGAAGTTAGTGGAAATTCTAACAATATTGTACAAATATCACAATTAGATTTAATAGATCTTGCTGGTTTTGAAAGACCGCATCAAATGGATGCTGTGGAAAAAGATGAAATTAACACATCTCTATTCACGTTAGAATCTATAATAGTACAACTTAGTAAATCTCACAGTGATCAAAAGGACATTGACTGTCATAAGAGCAAGTTAACAGAACTGCTGCACTCTGCAATAGCTGGCAATACTTTGGCTGTAATGATATGTACAGTAATTCCTGTTGCTTTGGAGGAGACATATCACACTTTATT GTTTGCACTTCAAGTAAGGAATATTAAAACTAATCCACATTATAATGAGGACACATCTAATAAATCGTTACTGAATCGTTATACAAAACAGTTAATTAAGCTTCAAACAGAATTACAG AAGGGAAAAAATGCGAATTCATCTAAACAACTAGAAAACACAGAGCCGAAATTGCAAGAAAAATATCAAATTAACTATTTACTGGAAGAACGTATAAGGttattaaaaaatcaaattgTTTCTGGATGTAATGTAAATTTTGAAGAATCTTTCAAATGTAAATCAAGAAAGAGACAACCGAAGCCTAATTCTGTGACGTCCAAACAGCATATTCCTGTATTTCAACCTAGATATAGTCTACCTACTATAAAAGAAATGTCACCTGAAAAACCACGTACAAAAAGCATGAATCaaagtaattttattatattacgcA CATTCCAAACAGCTTTCGCAGATTTCGAGTTGGATCTAATTGAGTCTGAATCAGGTAGTGAAATTAAAGAAAATGGAAACAGTATTGAAGAGAAGGATATTGATTTCACGAATGATATTCCTAAGAGTGATAGTTCTTGTATAACTCCTGTGAAACAAGATTCATGTGTACAAACTTTGAG TTATTATACTTCTCCTTCTACACCGAAGAATGTTTTACGACAATATATCTCGGATTTGGCCAAAGATCTTATCGAACTTCGTGAGTTTACAACTTTAGAGAAACAATTGATCTGTGAAGAAAATCACTGTAATGCATTT GACCAATCCAAAAGAGAATGTATTTCATCTAATTCTATTGATAACGAAATGGACACGCATTTTGCTGACTTAGTAAAACAGTTAGAAGAAGACAAAGCTAAGTTAGCCGATGAGTTAACGATAAAAATTCAAGAAGTAGATGAAATAAAGAATGATGTACTAGCCCTCAAATCAGACGTAGAAAAATTGCAAAATACTATTTACTTATTGACAAATGAAAACATGGATATGTCTACTAAGTTATCTGTGGAAAAAGAACGTTCGAAACAAGCTGAAGTAACTCTTCAAAAAACGATCGATGAACTTTACGCCCGCATCTCGAAAATTACAGACGAGAAAATTAATTTAGAAAGTGATTTGATGACTTTAAATGATCGGTTGCAATTGATATCTTCAAAAACGGCTGAAACAATAAGTGACGAGCCATTGCTTGTTAAATATCAAGAGAAAATTGAGAAATTGAAAACAGAAAATATTGAATTATCTGCCATAATCGAAGAGAAAAATAAGGAACTGGAAAGTATCAAAGAAAGTAAGTCACTTTTGTTTAATCATGAATGTATTTATAAAGAAAAGCTTGCATTGCTTACAGAGAAACATGAGTGCTTAGTAGCAGAAAACAGTGAACTTTCTACTGATTTGATGgataaaattgaagaaaacgACATGTTAAGAGAAGAGTGTGACGTTCTGAAAAATAAAATGTCTCTGATGAATAATGTGAATTCTGAAGAAGACGATGTAGAACGACTAAGAACTGAGAATAATTTTTTGAAAGCTGAGATTGTAGAATTGAAAATGAGAGTAACGACGTTGTCAAacgaaaatacaacattttcgaATAATTTATTCGAGACTATAGATGATTTGGATAACTCACGAAGTGAAAAATCACTTTCATCGATCGTGTCCGATGATATTACAAAGGCAAATGAAAATACGAAAAAAGAATTGCAAGAAAAAGACCATGAAGCGTTagtaaacaaaataatagaattgCAAAGCAACGTTGATCATTTGACCCGTCTGAATAAAAAACTGAGCGACTTAAAGTTATCTTCCTGCAGCCGATGCTCCCATCTGAAGAATTTGAACGACAGTCGTAGAGCCCTAAAACTGGAAGCAAAAATTTTGAATCATAAATTGGAGGACTTGCAAAGAAAATTCGATCGTAAGTGTGCAGATACTGAAGCACTGAAAATAAAAGTTAATCAAGATCTAAATTTAAGCTTTGTTGATTTAAATGCTAGCTTCGCAAACGGAATGGATGTGAGTTTCGTGGAAGAAAAGGTTCAGTGCTTGAATAACGAATTGCAAGTATTAAAAGATGATCGTGATAAATTGTCAATGTTGTATAAAGAGAAGTGTGACGAACTTGAAAAGCTTCATGACGAAGTCACCGATGAAGACTCGAAATCAAAAAAGCATACAAGTAAAAATGAATGTAAAATTGagaaaattcaaaaggataTCGATCAAGTTAGGGACGATATAGACGAGTTGAAAAAAAACAGTACCAACTTTACTTCGATGCTTACTAAATTCAGAACAGAAAAAATAAGTTTATTGGAGGAaataaatgcattaaaaataattaacgaAGAACTACAACAGAAGGTGTCGAGCAGCGAGATGTCAGCAGCTACAGCAATGGAAAAAGCGCAAATTCTTGAGAATGATTTGTCAAATATGAGTAAAGAGGTCGAGGAGTTCTctaaaagagagaaagaaatgAAGAGTGAAAGATTAACACTGGAGCTAGAAATAGAGGACCTAAAAGTCGAGAAACAAAACAAAGATGTACAAATCGTTAAATTACATCAGACAATCGATGACCTCAACGATTGTATTTCGTCTTTAAAGGAAGAATTGGATTCGATTACAAGTCAGAAAAATGAATTAGCCATCTCTACAGAGAGCAGCGAACGCAAGCATGCGGATGAATTAGCGTTATTGCAGAAGCAATATATGCAATTGGAAATCGAGAAGAAGCAAATCACAGAAGCAGAGAACCGCGCGATACAGAAGACTCACGAATTAAAATCAGACATAGAAAAACTTCAGACGGATTTGATCAAACAAGAAAACCTATACAAAGAAGTACAAGGGAAAGTTAGTCAATTAGAAAACCTTTTACGAGAAAGTGAAAATGAGAAAGAAGTGTTGAAGCAGAAACTGCAAGAGCTAGAAGATCAAGTAACTGAGTCCAAAGATAATTTGATAATTGAAA AAACCTTCATTAACGATAACAAAAAGTTAAAAGAAGAGTTAGATACCATTAAAGAATCGATGATTAAAGAGTTGGCGTCActcaaatacaaagtaaattctATGAACTTTTTAAATAAGAACGCCAATgaaatttttatcattttcttaCAGACGCTTATGTCAAAGGAAGAAGAGGTAATTAAAACCATGAGAGCATCGTTTGAGAGAGATAAACAGAAACTAGAAGATGAGAAGCGACAAAGTGCTGATGCTGAGAAACGTGTAACGATATGGTCTAAAGAATTAGAAACAGAAATCGAGAAGCTGCAAGGAGATCTAACAAAACGAGAGGATATGTATAGAGTACAGCAAGATAAGATTTACCAGTTAGAACATTTGTTAAGGGAATGCAAATATGAGAAGGAAATACTTAAAGAAAAAATGGAGGCACTTGAAACTGACTACCATAATTTGCAAGCTGAATTCGACAAACAATACAAAGTGGACGTTCGACAGGAAGAAGCAATTATTGTTGCTCAAAAAAGGGAGAAGGAACTACAAGAAGCTTTCAAGAATAAGGAAATCGAACTTCAGCTTAAACTAAAATCTGAAAAAGAATTATATGAGAAAAGAATAGAAGATCTGCTTGGTGCGATAGAAAcctataaaacaaaaaatatggAATTAAGGAGTAATATGGAAGGTCTTGAAGCGAATGAGAAGCAGCTGAAAAATATTATTGAAGCAAATGCAATCGAGTTAAAGACGAATAATCAAACTATACATAAAATAAATGTTGACTTCGAGCAACTTACCCAAGCTTACAATGAAGTGAATCGTGAATTAGAACACAAAACTTCACGGATCGAGGAAATCACGACACTTTTGAAAAGCAAATGTGACATGCTGTCTGAATATAAAACTAAATTTGAAACTATTATGCCAGATTATGAAATGTTGAGGGACCAAGTTAAGGAGCGAAAGGTAAGTATAGAGCGATATAAAGaagaaatagaaaaattaaaaatggaGAAAGAAGAACAGATTGAAATTATTAAAGATAAATTAAATtctgaagaaataaaaaatcacgGATTGAATAAACAGTTGAATGAATTAAACAATAAAAACATAGCTTTAGTAGAGGAATTGGATACTTTGAAGGAAAAGTATGAAAATTTGCAGCacgtaaatacaaaattagaaaaGAAGATTAGGAATAGTACGAGTAAAGTAAAAGCAGAAGCAGAGATGGAGGATCTACGAGATTTAAACAAAAGATTGCAAAGTAACTTAGAGGGAGCGAGTAATCGGATAGCGGAACTTCAggacagtaaaaataaaattctgaaAGAATTAGTTAATGTGAAAGGTCAATACGAATTATTATCCCAAGAGAATATTGAACTACAGAAAACATTATCATCTTACAAATCTAGGCAAAACGTTCCATGTTATACACATGAGACAATTCTTCAAGAGAAGAATAAGGTTGCACTAGAATTAGAGAGcactaaaatattattaaaccaAAGAGATAAAGAGATTAAAGAATATATAAGTCAACTAAAAGACATATctattaaaaataaagaattgaaTAGTCAATTAGAAGAGCACGTTACAATTATCTGCAAACGTGATCAAGAAATATCGTGTCTGAAAGATAAACTGTATGTtcatcaaatagaaaataaattagtTAATGAATTAGAGGAAAAGCTAACATCTCTAAAAGcaaaaaataagaaacttcatgACCAACTTGAAGCATTTAAGGCAAGAACAGAGATTGATACAAAACAAGCAGAAAACATAAAATTGCACAACGAAAAAGTTTTAGCTACGTTGAGAAAAGAGAATTTAGAATTACAGGCGAAGCTTAACGAATACGAGAATAAATTAGAAGTAAAAAGCAACAGCAGCAGTTCGAGATCAGTAAGTCCAGCGATCGAAGTTAACAGAAGGAGGCATAGTCGGAATGAAATATTCAATCAAAAAAGACACTTAGAAAATATGATGATTGAGACAGACGTAAATGAAAACCAAGAAACTTGTCAAATATTGAGGAAGAAAATTCAGGACTTGGAGCTACAATTAGTATCAAAGAATGGTCAAATTGCAACATTGGAAATACAAATCCAAAGTGAAAACTTCCCTTACcaacaaaaatgcaaggaaCTCGAGGAGCTTCTATTAACATATCGTAAAAAG AATGCAGAGCTTAGTTCTGAAGTAAGAAAACTTCAGAGGGCTATGAACGATATCAACGCGTGGGAGTGCGATATATGTAGAAGGTGGCGAATAAATAGAAGAGATCAAGGTTGTCAAACAGTATCCAGCCATAAAGAAATAGTCGAT GGTCACGTGCAACTAGTAAAATTGGAGAAAGAAAAGACACTGTTGAAAGATCTATGTCGTTCACGGTGTCGGCGAATAAAAGACCTAGAAAGCAAAGTAAAGGAATTAGAAGAAGCACAGGCTACGTGTGTTTTGAAACCCATTGATTCTTTACAAGAAACAATAAATCAAAGGTACACTTTAATGTACTCCAATCAGCAGTTGAATTTGGAGAAGAATGTAAACCTGTGA